A single genomic interval of Alteromonas sp. BL110 harbors:
- a CDS encoding Tll0287-like domain-containing protein: MNKCVALMALSTILSATVSGCNLAEKPQMTNVDAQEGEVQIKIKQAKEHVKALGAGLKTRLQQAIKSGGLTAGVEECQLAAGPIAESLSKNGWVIGRTSLKVRNPGNAPDDWEREQLAHFSSLLEKNKLTSEPLKRPLDTYQYDDESGEFRYMMAIEQGQICMACHGTNIAPAVKDVIAKHYPDDQATGFEVGDLRGAFTLTYRPK; the protein is encoded by the coding sequence ATGAATAAATGTGTGGCTTTAATGGCGTTAAGCACGATATTAAGCGCAACAGTAAGCGGCTGTAATCTCGCTGAAAAGCCTCAAATGACTAATGTTGATGCGCAAGAAGGCGAGGTTCAAATAAAAATTAAACAAGCTAAAGAGCACGTAAAAGCGCTTGGCGCTGGATTAAAAACGCGACTGCAACAGGCTATAAAATCTGGTGGTTTAACAGCGGGCGTAGAAGAGTGCCAATTAGCCGCAGGACCAATTGCTGAGAGCCTAAGCAAGAATGGTTGGGTGATAGGGCGTACTTCACTCAAAGTACGTAACCCGGGTAATGCGCCCGATGATTGGGAGCGAGAACAGCTAGCGCATTTTTCTAGTCTTTTAGAGAAAAACAAGCTAACTAGTGAACCGCTTAAAAGGCCTTTAGACACATATCAGTATGATGATGAAAGCGGTGAATTTCGCTATATGATGGCCATTGAACAAGGTCAAATTTGTATGGCGTGCCATGGCACTAATATAGCCCCTGCTGTGAAAGATGTTATTGCTAAACATTACCCTGATGACCAAGCTACGGGATTTGAAGTTGGTGATTTGCGCGGTGCTTTTACGCTTACATATCGACCTAAATAG
- a CDS encoding TonB-dependent receptor, which produces MKYSLLAFAVSAACTSAHVYANTSELIDSASTEVITVIGSSLNDNTLEIERETVTAATNIDADFGDQLAQLPGVSVSRNGPVTGLIQYRGLFGDRVGVSIDGVDIAGAGPNAMDSPLSHVLPEPGLTATLYRGIVPVSAGVQTLGGKLRINADAASLFALESGITGSVNASLINPGSGQQYQGNMLYKAEQAFISGAFMHQQRNERESGDNTVIPNSHYQRNGGKFRLGYEWGKHQVDASYQQLNTNESGTPALAMDIGFIDAAWYRLGYRYNASDAEYFAINWFGNSNQHAMDNFSQRMVMSDDMARENNADAIAQGLDAKYVMPLDSGELELGAYLHHSRNNSVITNPNNGMFFVDNFTNVQRDTASIYAQWTLNKEDYSSTLGARYTRVNMEAGEAGSNMVMMNPAVATLVSNFNAADRDENYSMLDIAATTRYHASDSLDIVLGMSQKNRAPTYFERYTWLPLGISGGMADGFNYIGNLELDNETARKLDVGIDYSYKNWTISPRLFYQDIEDYITGSPSTNMAANMVSTMMAGTEPFQWTNTDAVIKGADMTVQGQLTDSLSLRAVATIQHGNRDDIDDALFRIAPEQLTTTVQWNTQVFDAPLQMQLTSELTGAQNHISALQNEAPTAGYGLFHISGLLTLFDNTQSNLEVTATIHNLFDKQYATHTAGINRVMNADVEVGERVPGAGREWHLSLNYRF; this is translated from the coding sequence ATGAAGTATTCTTTACTGGCATTCGCTGTTTCAGCTGCCTGCACATCTGCACACGTTTATGCAAACACATCTGAACTTATTGACAGCGCTTCAACAGAAGTGATTACAGTTATCGGCTCTTCGCTTAATGATAATACACTAGAAATTGAGCGCGAAACGGTGACTGCCGCAACCAATATAGACGCTGATTTTGGCGATCAGTTAGCGCAACTACCTGGCGTATCCGTTTCCCGAAACGGGCCGGTTACAGGCCTTATCCAATACCGAGGGCTGTTTGGCGATAGGGTCGGCGTATCCATCGACGGTGTCGATATAGCCGGTGCGGGACCTAACGCCATGGACTCGCCCTTATCCCACGTACTGCCAGAGCCAGGGCTTACCGCCACCTTGTATCGCGGTATTGTACCGGTGAGTGCTGGAGTACAAACCCTAGGCGGCAAGCTGCGTATTAACGCAGATGCAGCATCCCTTTTTGCTCTAGAAAGCGGTATTACTGGCAGTGTAAATGCCAGCTTAATTAATCCGGGTAGCGGGCAACAATACCAGGGCAATATGCTTTACAAAGCGGAGCAAGCTTTCATTAGCGGCGCTTTCATGCACCAGCAGCGTAATGAGCGAGAATCGGGTGATAACACTGTTATACCCAATAGCCACTACCAAAGAAACGGCGGAAAATTTAGACTTGGCTATGAATGGGGAAAACACCAAGTCGATGCAAGCTATCAACAGCTAAACACCAATGAAAGCGGCACACCAGCGCTCGCCATGGATATAGGTTTTATCGATGCAGCATGGTACCGACTAGGTTATCGCTACAACGCCAGCGACGCAGAGTACTTTGCTATAAATTGGTTTGGCAACAGTAACCAACACGCTATGGATAATTTTTCACAGCGCATGGTAATGTCAGATGATATGGCAAGAGAAAATAATGCTGACGCTATCGCTCAGGGATTGGATGCCAAGTACGTTATGCCGTTGGATAGTGGCGAGCTTGAACTGGGCGCTTATCTACACCACAGCCGAAACAACTCTGTAATTACTAACCCAAATAACGGTATGTTCTTTGTAGATAACTTTACTAATGTACAAAGAGATACCGCGAGTATTTATGCCCAATGGACACTAAACAAAGAAGATTATTCGTCTACGCTTGGTGCGCGATACACCCGCGTTAATATGGAGGCCGGAGAAGCGGGTTCTAACATGGTGATGATGAACCCAGCAGTTGCTACGTTAGTCAGTAATTTTAACGCCGCTGACCGTGACGAAAACTACAGCATGTTAGATATAGCTGCTACCACCCGATACCATGCAAGCGACTCACTCGATATCGTACTTGGTATGTCTCAGAAAAATCGTGCTCCTACCTATTTCGAACGTTATACCTGGCTACCTCTTGGCATCTCGGGCGGCATGGCTGACGGTTTTAACTACATAGGTAACCTTGAATTAGACAATGAAACCGCGCGCAAACTAGATGTGGGTATTGATTACAGCTATAAAAATTGGACTATCTCGCCCCGCCTTTTCTATCAAGATATAGAAGATTACATCACGGGATCACCTAGTACGAATATGGCGGCGAACATGGTGTCCACCATGATGGCTGGTACAGAGCCGTTTCAGTGGACGAATACCGACGCGGTTATAAAAGGTGCGGATATGACGGTGCAAGGCCAGCTTACCGATAGCCTGAGTTTGCGTGCAGTAGCAACCATTCAGCATGGTAACCGTGATGACATTGACGATGCTTTGTTCCGCATTGCGCCAGAGCAGTTAACAACAACAGTTCAATGGAATACGCAAGTATTTGATGCGCCGCTTCAAATGCAGCTTACATCTGAATTAACAGGCGCACAAAACCATATCTCGGCACTGCAAAATGAGGCACCCACAGCAGGCTATGGTTTATTTCATATCTCGGGGCTTTTAACGCTTTTTGATAATACGCAGTCAAATCTTGAGGTTACGGCAACTATTCATAACCTGTTCGACAAACAATACGCCACACACACAGCCGGCATTAATCGTGTAATGAATGCCGATGTTGAAGTAGGTGAGCGCGTGCCTGGTGCCGGAAGGGAGTGGCATCTTTCGCTGAACTATCGCTTTTAA
- a CDS encoding cytochrome ubiquinol oxidase subunit I, giving the protein MSDTLIELSRWQFALTAMFHFIFVPLTLGLSFLLAIMESVYVMTGKEIYKQMTQFWGKLFGINFAIGVATGLTMEFQFGMNWSYYSHYVGDIFGAPLAIEGLMAFFLESTFVGLFFFGWDKMSKVKHLMATWLVAIGSNFSALWILIANGWMQYPVGAEFNFEAMRMEMTSFAEVVFNPVAQVKFVHTVSAGYVTGAMFVLAISSYYLLNHKHIAFARRSFAIAASFGLAATLSVIVLGDESGYELGDVQKVKLAAVEAEYETHPAPAPFTVFGIPNDEKEETEYALQVPWAMGIIATRSLTEEVKGIKDLKEENRERILSGIKAYEVLDDVRNGTATAEQRAAFEANKDSLGYAMLLEPYTDDVSNPSEIAIQQAVDYSIPPVAPLFWSFRIMVAAGFIMLALFLCAFYYSTKHKITQPRWLLKGALYGLPLPWVACEAGWFVAEYGRQPWSIAEVLPVHTSVSNLAISDVVTTIVAYTVFYTVMFIVAFYLMKKFAKKGPVPPEDKQHETELDLIDLDEQGAKA; this is encoded by the coding sequence ATGAGCGATACGTTAATAGAACTATCGCGGTGGCAATTTGCATTAACTGCAATGTTCCACTTTATTTTTGTACCCTTAACGTTAGGGCTTAGCTTTTTACTTGCCATTATGGAATCTGTTTACGTGATGACAGGTAAGGAGATATACAAGCAAATGACCCAGTTTTGGGGAAAGCTGTTTGGAATTAACTTTGCCATTGGGGTAGCTACTGGCTTAACCATGGAGTTCCAGTTCGGCATGAACTGGTCATATTATTCTCACTATGTGGGCGATATCTTCGGAGCACCGCTGGCTATTGAAGGATTGATGGCGTTCTTCTTAGAATCTACTTTCGTAGGTTTGTTCTTCTTTGGCTGGGACAAAATGTCTAAGGTTAAACACCTTATGGCTACATGGCTGGTGGCGATTGGCTCAAATTTCTCAGCATTATGGATCTTAATTGCTAACGGTTGGATGCAGTACCCAGTAGGCGCTGAATTTAACTTTGAAGCTATGCGCATGGAAATGACCAGCTTCGCTGAAGTTGTTTTCAACCCGGTTGCACAGGTTAAGTTTGTTCACACGGTATCTGCAGGTTACGTGACCGGCGCTATGTTCGTATTAGCCATTTCAAGCTATTACCTGCTTAATCATAAACACATCGCTTTTGCACGTCGTTCATTCGCTATAGCCGCGAGCTTTGGTTTAGCGGCGACCTTATCAGTTATTGTGTTGGGTGATGAAAGTGGCTACGAGCTTGGTGACGTACAAAAAGTGAAGCTGGCTGCTGTCGAGGCTGAGTACGAAACCCACCCAGCACCTGCACCATTTACCGTTTTCGGCATACCGAACGATGAAAAAGAAGAAACCGAGTATGCACTTCAGGTTCCATGGGCAATGGGCATCATTGCTACCCGTTCGTTAACCGAAGAAGTAAAAGGTATAAAAGATTTAAAAGAAGAAAATCGCGAGCGTATCTTAAGCGGTATCAAAGCATACGAAGTGCTAGATGATGTAAGAAACGGCACTGCGACAGCTGAGCAGCGCGCGGCCTTTGAAGCAAACAAAGACAGTCTTGGCTACGCCATGCTGCTTGAGCCCTACACAGACGATGTGTCAAACCCGTCAGAAATCGCCATTCAGCAAGCCGTCGATTACAGCATTCCTCCGGTAGCCCCGCTATTTTGGAGCTTCCGAATCATGGTTGCTGCAGGCTTTATTATGCTAGCGCTTTTCTTATGTGCTTTTTATTACAGCACTAAACACAAAATCACTCAGCCTCGCTGGTTGCTAAAAGGCGCACTTTATGGCTTGCCGCTTCCTTGGGTTGCCTGTGAAGCAGGGTGGTTCGTAGCAGAGTATGGTCGTCAGCCATGGTCTATCGCAGAAGTGCTGCCTGTGCATACTTCGGTGTCTAATCTAGCTATAAGCGATGTGGTCACCACCATTGTGGCGTATACCGTTTTTTACACTGTGATGTTCATTGTCGCTTTCTACTTGATGAAGAAATTCGCGAAAAAAGGTCCAGTCCCGCCTGAGGACAAACAGCATGAGACTGAACTTGATCTTATTGACCTTGACGAGCAAGGAGCAAAGGCATGA
- a CDS encoding sigma-54 interaction domain-containing protein, with protein MIDAIDRPAIFINQNYIIEAVNAPYRDTYPVNIKLGYSTCYQVSHRNSKPCDQCGEQCPMQQSKTTGRAASVVHIHSTSEGQSYCDILMRPIFDGNGDLLGYLEILDKLAFASNRPAAGKIIGESEAFKTMLNKINRAANSDIAVLLHGETGTGKELVSQALHSNSCRADKPFVVIECTGLSDSLLESELFGYEKGAFTGATSNKKGLVEAAEGGTLFFDEVGDIPLAMQVKLLRLFETQTYRPVGSVVSKKANFRLVCASHKNLKQMVEKGEFRRDLYYRIAGFPISLPSLRERQSDIALIATHFLAQSREKKRFSKKALEKLSSYSFPGNIRELRNIVEQAILFADEPVIYESDLPDLDDDFTGEDLSLMTSTISSKASSNGKYVRKVNVKGSEYPANEIMTLEDAEQTYLAEVCTAFKGDINQLADQLGVSTRTLYRKLQKAGIKAGINENN; from the coding sequence ATGATAGATGCAATAGACAGACCCGCTATTTTCATCAATCAAAACTATATTATTGAGGCGGTTAACGCGCCTTACAGAGACACGTACCCCGTTAATATTAAGTTAGGCTATAGCACCTGCTATCAGGTATCTCATCGCAACAGCAAACCCTGTGATCAATGCGGCGAGCAGTGTCCCATGCAGCAAAGTAAGACGACTGGACGAGCGGCGAGCGTGGTACATATTCACTCCACCAGCGAAGGTCAAAGTTATTGCGATATTTTGATGCGTCCAATATTCGATGGGAATGGCGATTTATTAGGTTATTTAGAGATTTTAGATAAGCTTGCATTTGCATCTAATCGCCCTGCAGCAGGCAAGATAATTGGCGAGTCAGAAGCATTTAAAACTATGCTTAATAAAATAAATCGCGCCGCAAATTCGGATATAGCGGTATTGCTACATGGAGAAACTGGGACAGGCAAAGAGTTGGTCTCGCAGGCATTACACTCTAACAGTTGTCGTGCAGATAAGCCTTTTGTTGTAATTGAATGCACTGGACTGTCTGACTCTTTGCTTGAAAGTGAGCTATTCGGTTATGAAAAAGGTGCCTTTACTGGCGCTACTTCAAACAAAAAAGGGTTAGTAGAAGCGGCAGAAGGCGGCACCCTATTTTTCGATGAAGTAGGTGATATACCCCTTGCCATGCAGGTTAAACTACTAAGATTGTTTGAGACCCAAACCTATCGCCCAGTGGGTAGTGTAGTATCCAAGAAAGCTAACTTCCGTTTGGTTTGCGCATCGCATAAGAATTTGAAACAAATGGTAGAAAAAGGCGAGTTTAGGCGCGATCTTTATTACCGAATTGCAGGCTTTCCTATTAGCCTTCCGTCTCTGCGAGAAAGGCAATCAGATATTGCGCTCATCGCAACGCACTTTTTAGCCCAGTCGCGAGAGAAAAAGCGTTTCAGCAAAAAAGCACTAGAGAAACTGAGTAGCTATTCGTTTCCGGGCAATATTCGCGAGCTACGTAACATCGTGGAGCAAGCCATATTATTTGCCGATGAGCCCGTAATATACGAGTCAGACTTACCTGACCTTGACGATGATTTTACAGGCGAAGACCTCAGCCTAATGACCAGTACTATCAGTTCAAAGGCAAGTAGTAATGGCAAATACGTTCGTAAAGTGAATGTTAAAGGGTCAGAATATCCTGCGAATGAAATTATGACGCTAGAAGATGCCGAACAGACTTATCTTGCTGAGGTTTGTACTGCTTTCAAAGGCGATATAAACCAACTTGCGGACCAGTTAGGCGTAAGTACACGCACCCTATACCGGAAGTTACAGAAAGCAGGTATTAAAGCTGGTATTAATGAAAACAATTAA